The Bradyrhizobium ottawaense genome window below encodes:
- a CDS encoding DMT family transporter, whose product MSQSLAWLMLVIAGALDVGWAISMKYAEGYTRLGWSVVSVVLLAAFVVLLGRALKVLEVGVAYSVWTGIGAAGTFVMGVVLFGETLSAMKLAGIALVLMGIAALKLA is encoded by the coding sequence ATGTCGCAATCCCTGGCCTGGCTGATGCTGGTGATCGCCGGCGCGCTCGACGTCGGCTGGGCGATCTCGATGAAATATGCGGAGGGCTACACGCGCTTAGGCTGGAGCGTCGTTTCGGTGGTGCTGCTCGCGGCCTTCGTTGTCCTGCTCGGGCGGGCCTTGAAGGTGCTCGAGGTCGGCGTCGCCTATTCGGTGTGGACCGGCATTGGGGCTGCCGGCACTTTCGTGATGGGCGTCGTGTTGTTCGGCGAGACCTTGAGCGCGATGAAGCTTGCGGGCATCGCGCTCGTCTTGATGGGGATCGCCGCGCTAAAGCTCGCTTAG